AGCGGATTGCGAGTTACAAGACACCGCTACCTTCCCACCTAGCACGGCATTAATTAGTATACGAAAGCCACGTAGAAAAATCAAATCGCAGCATCGAAAAGTTTTTTCACAAAAATTGTTGACACTTAATTCCTCACATGATAAATTATATTTTGTTGACACGGAGGAATACCCAAGTCTGGCTGAAGGGATCGGTCTTGAAAACCGACAGGCGGGTCATACCGCGCGGGGGTTCGAATCCCTCTTCCTCCTCCATTTTTTCAACAAACACGCGCATATATATGGGGATTGATTCGTTGCTTCTGTAACGAATTTTCTTCAAGCGAAATGTGTCTGAATATTTTGAAGGTACCTCTTAGGAGGTGCCTTTTTTGTTATTTCTTATTTTATAAATGAAAAACGCTTCTTGCTTATCGCCTTTTCACTGGCAATAGCAAGAAGCGTTTCTATTATTTACGTAAAACAGCCGTTTGAGTTAAAAATGAGCCAATTTTTTCGATAATTGGTTCCACTGTTTCCGGATTTTTCATCAAATCATATTCTTTAATATCTAAACGTAACACTGGGCATGCATTAAAATTATTGATCCAGTTTTCATATCGCTCATGCATTTCATACCAATATTCCACTGGTGTCGATTGTTCCATTGGACGACCACGAAGTTGAATGCGCGATAAGATATCCTCAATGGAACCGTCTAGGTAAATAAGTAAGTCAGGATGAGGGAAGTATGGCGTCATCACCATCGCATCAAATAAGCTCGTATACGTCTCATAATCTGTCGCTTCCATCGTACCTTTTTCCATATGCATTTTTGCAAAAATACCGGTATCTTCATAAATCGAACGGTCTTGAATGAATCCCCCACCATATTCAAAAATACGCTTTTGTTCCTTAAAACGTTCCGCTAAGAAATATATCTGTAAATGGAAGCTCCATTTTTTGAAATCATCGTAGAAACGATCTAAATATGGATTCGCATCCACTTTTTCAAAGGATGTGCGAAATTCTAACGCCTCTGCTAATGCTTTTGTCATGGTCGATTTTCCTACACCAACTGTACCTGCGATGGTGATGACAGCATTTTGTGGAATGCCGTATTTTTCTCGTAAATTCATGCGTGGAGACTCCTTTTATTCAACGTTTTGTTTACTTCTTCTAAAATAAATGCTAAATCACCTTTGTTTTGAACAAAATCAATCTCGTCTCCATTAAATCGCAAGACAGGGATATCCGGATGTGTTTCTTCAAAATGTTGGATGAAGGTATGGTAATCAGCGGATAACTGTTCCATATAATCTGCCGTAATCATTTTTTCAAATTCCCTACCACGTAATGCAATTCGTTTCATGAGTGTATCTAAACTCGCATGAAGATACACTACCATGTTAGGACGTGGCATATCAGCGGTAAGAATCGAGTAAATCGCATGATATTTGGCATATTCTTCAGCTGGTAACGTGCGTTTTGCGAAGATGAGGTTTTTGAAAATATGATAGTCTGCAACAACCGGTTGATCATGGGAGATGAATTTCGTTTGAATATCCCCTAATTGTTTGTACCGGTTACAAAGAAAGAACATCTCTGTTTGGAAACTCCACTCTTCAATATCTTCGTAAAATTTATTCAAAAATGGATTTTCATCCACGATTTCTTTCAATAAATGAAAGTGATTTGCATCTGCAATGGCTTTTGACAACGATGTTTTTCCGACGCCAATCGGACCTTCAACCGTTATAAATGGAATCGGCATCAGAAGTTCCCCCTTGAATAAATTCTAATCAGTCAATGTCCTTCATTTTATCATAGGAGTCTGTCGAAAAATAGACATTTTAAGACAATTAAGTCGAAAGAAATGGAGTCTTCCGTGATACACTATTGGCAAGGAGAGAATACAATGACACGAACACTCGATGAACACTATATGCAGCAAGCGCTTTTTGAAGCAGAAAAAGCTGGCGCATTAGGCGAAGTACCTATTGGCGCTATTATCGTGAAAGATGACCGCATTATCGCTAGAGCGCACAACCTGCGCGAAACAACACAACGCGCGACGACGCATGCAGAACTACTCGCTATCGAACAGGCGTGTGAAGAGTTAAGTAGCTGGCGTTTAGAAAATACGACCTTGTATGTGACCTTAGAGCCTTGTCCGATGTGTGCTGGGGCTATTTTACAATCCCGCATTCCTCGGGTTGTGTACGGGGCGACGGATCCGAAAGCAGGTTGCGTTCATTCCCTTTATTCCTTATTGAACGATTCTAGATTCAATCACGAATGTACCGTAACAGCGGGAGTTCTAGAGGATGAAACTGGGTCCATTTTAACTTCCTTTTTCCGCCAACTACGCGAGCAAAAAAAGAAGAGGCAGGGACATAACTAGTCTCTGAACTAAAATGAGCAGTCCGTTTAAAACGGACTGCTCATTTTGGTTAAAAAGCCAAAGGATCTTTAGATTTCCTCCCATTCTTTGGTGTATTATTGTAGGTTGACGGCTGAAGGCATCGAAGCATCTTCTAGACTGCTCTCAACCAGACGGTTGATGGTGAAGACGATATCATTTTCTTTTAATGTAACTTCTACATCTAAAGATAAAATGAGTTGATTCATCATATGATCTTTAACTATAAGAACACTTCTTTCGATATGAATTTTGCTTAGTAACTTAATTGAATCAGAAGTGTTCTTTTTTGTGGAACAAAAACAGAGGACTCGTGCATCCCCACTATCAGGCGGGATGTTCTCGAGCCCTCTATTATGAAAAAGTCGAAAGTGTAGAGTAGGTGCGACTCCTGGGCGATCAGTACGACACGAAAATCCATTCGCTTCGACCGCAGTCGAAGTGAATTAGTTGAGTTCGTGCCGCCTTATGGCCGAAAAGACACGACATCCATGTCGTATTTCGGCATGCGAACATCCATGTTCTTGAAAGCGCCACCTGCGACACTTTCGACGGTTGGTCGAGAACAAGACATAATGCTAGTAATGTCCTAGCTTCTTTTCGCTTACTTAATGACTTCTTTTCCACCCATATACGGACGTAACACTTCTGGAATCACAACAGATCCATCTGCTTGTTGGTAATTTTCTAAAATAGCCGCTACTGTACGACCAATCGCAAGACCACTTCCGTTTAATGTATGCACATACTCCACTTTTCCTCCCGCTTCTCTACGGAAACGAATATTCGCACGACGTGCTTGGAAGTCTTCGAAGTTACTACAAGAAGAAATTTCACGATACATATTTTGTGTTGGTATCCACACTTCCACATCGTATTTTTTCGCTGCAGTAAATCCTAAATCGGCAGTACACATTTTTAATACTCGGTATGGAAGACCAAGCAATTGTAGAACTTTTTCAGCATGACCAGTTAACTTTTCTAATTCATCATATGATTTTTCTGGATGCACAAAGCGTACCATTTCCACTTTGTTGAACTGATGCTGGCGAATTAACCCACGCGTGTCTCGTCCGGCAGATCCTGCTTCTGAACGGAAACACGCACTAAATGCTGCGAATCCTTTTGGCAACATATCACCATCTAGAATTTCGTCACGGAAGAAGTTCGTTACCGTTACTTCAGAAGTAGGGATTAAGAAGAAATCCTCTTTCTCGATTAAGAAAGCATCTTCTTCAAATTTCGGTAATTGCCCAGTTCCTGTTAGACTAGCACGATTCGCTAAATATGGCGGCAACATTTCTTCATATCCGTGCTCTTCGGTATGCAAATCGAGCATGAAGTTCATCAATGCACGTTCAAGTCTTGCACCTAAACCGCGGTAAAACAAGAATCTGCTTCCAGTAGTTTTCGCTGCACGCTCGAAATCGACAATTTGAAGATCCGTCGCAATATCCCAGTGTGGTTTCGCTTCAAAGTCAAATGTTGGCGTTTCTCCCCACGTGCGTACTTCGACGTTATCGTCCTCTGAGTCACCAACTGGTACACTCTCATGTGGAATGTTCGGTAAACGCATCATCAT
The Paenisporosarcina cavernae genome window above contains:
- a CDS encoding deoxynucleoside kinase; this encodes MNLREKYGIPQNAVITIAGTVGVGKSTMTKALAEALEFRTSFEKVDANPYLDRFYDDFKKWSFHLQIYFLAERFKEQKRIFEYGGGFIQDRSIYEDTGIFAKMHMEKGTMEATDYETYTSLFDAMVMTPYFPHPDLLIYLDGSIEDILSRIQLRGRPMEQSTPVEYWYEMHERYENWINNFNACPVLRLDIKEYDLMKNPETVEPIIEKIGSFLTQTAVLRK
- a CDS encoding deoxynucleoside kinase; translation: MPIPFITVEGPIGVGKTSLSKAIADANHFHLLKEIVDENPFLNKFYEDIEEWSFQTEMFFLCNRYKQLGDIQTKFISHDQPVVADYHIFKNLIFAKRTLPAEEYAKYHAIYSILTADMPRPNMVVYLHASLDTLMKRIALRGREFEKMITADYMEQLSADYHTFIQHFEETHPDIPVLRFNGDEIDFVQNKGDLAFILEEVNKTLNKRSLHA
- the tadA gene encoding tRNA adenosine(34) deaminase TadA gives rise to the protein MTRTLDEHYMQQALFEAEKAGALGEVPIGAIIVKDDRIIARAHNLRETTQRATTHAELLAIEQACEELSSWRLENTTLYVTLEPCPMCAGAILQSRIPRVVYGATDPKAGCVHSLYSLLNDSRFNHECTVTAGVLEDETGSILTSFFRQLREQKKKRQGHN
- the serS gene encoding serine--tRNA ligase; the encoded protein is MLDVKRIRENYEEVKKVLETRGEDLGTFDQFETLDTKRRELIAKTEVLKAERNEVSGQIAQMKRNKENADDAILRMREVGDEIKAIDEELREVEEKFTDMMMRLPNIPHESVPVGDSEDDNVEVRTWGETPTFDFEAKPHWDIATDLQIVDFERAAKTTGSRFLFYRGLGARLERALMNFMLDLHTEEHGYEEMLPPYLANRASLTGTGQLPKFEEDAFLIEKEDFFLIPTSEVTVTNFFRDEILDGDMLPKGFAAFSACFRSEAGSAGRDTRGLIRQHQFNKVEMVRFVHPEKSYDELEKLTGHAEKVLQLLGLPYRVLKMCTADLGFTAAKKYDVEVWIPTQNMYREISSCSNFEDFQARRANIRFRREAGGKVEYVHTLNGSGLAIGRTVAAILENYQQADGSVVIPEVLRPYMGGKEVIK